The following coding sequences lie in one Brachionichthys hirsutus isolate HB-005 chromosome 15, CSIRO-AGI_Bhir_v1, whole genome shotgun sequence genomic window:
- the rem2 gene encoding GTP-binding protein REM 2, translating to MADQYSMFLATAAPLRRGSTPVPVKHQLRREEAVSEDCDWMPGLEEPATLPTAVPQDESSGHSATAQPVRHGHRGALKIVLLGQNGVGKSSLALSLAGQSDRSLSVDSETQACGEGYECSVTVDDEDSKVIIYDNWKQDLSTLQCDVCILVFSVTDRRSFHRTAQLRLLLRESRPQTPIILVGNKSDLVRSREVSNEEAQSSSAMLDGVYLELSASLDHGTNELLEAAVRTARGDCVGPGWTDGDPGAGRRESLTSKAKRFLAGLVPRSYGRDRDRDRGLYREMSRRRGSKILRQKSRSCHDLSAL from the exons ATGGCCGACCAG TACAGCATGTTCCTCGCCACGGCGGCCCCCCTGCGCCGCGGGAGCACCCCCGTACCTGTCAAACACCAGCTGCGACGGGAAGAGGCCGTGTCTGAGGATTGTGATTGGATGCCGGGTTTGGAGGAGCCCGCCACGTTGCCCACAGCAGTGCCTCAGGACGAGTCCTCGGGTCACTCGGCAACGGCCCAGCCGGTTCGCCACGGCCACCGCGGGGCGCTGAAGATCGTGCTGCTGGGACAGAACGGCGTGGGCAAGTCGTCGCTAGCCTTATCGCTGGCCGGCCAGTCGGACCGATCCCTCTCAGTCGACTCCGAGACGCAAGCGTGTG GGGAAGGCTACGAGTGTTCCGTAACCGTCGACGACGAGGACAGCAAGGTCATCATTTACGACAACTGGAAACAG GACCTGTCCACCCTGCAGTGTGACGTCTGCATCCTGGTGTTCTCGGTGACCGACAGGCGGAGCTTCCACCGCACCgcccagctccgcctcctcctcagggAGTCCCGCCCACAGACGCCCATCATCCTGGTGGGCAACAAGAGCGACCTGGTCCGGTCCCGCGAAGTCAGCAACGAGG AGGCCCAATCCAGCTCCGCCATGCTCGACGGCGTCTACCTGGAGCTCTCCGCCTCCCTGGACCACGGCACCAacgagctgctggaggcggCGGTCCGGACCGCCAGGGGCGACTGCGTGGGTCCCGGTTGGACCGATGGCGACCCCGGAGCGGGCCGCAGGGAGAGCCTGACCAGCAAGGCCAAACGCTTCCTGGCAGGGCTGGTGCCGCGCTCCTACggccgggaccgggaccgggaccgagGTCTGTACCGGGAGATGAGCCGCCGGCGGGGCAGCAAGATCCTCCGCCAGAAGTCCCGGTCCTGCCACGACCTCAGCgcactgtga
- the si:ch211-119o8.4 gene encoding somatostatin receptor type 5, whose product MPAIVNLLFNMVSTNTTIAFTVVLPMVSLVSLLVGVGGHLLLWLVLARSPRSRSKPSSVLLLNLSLADLGALLTLPCVLLGAGFQDWQLGGGTCVLLGFMTSVTVGAEIFSLAAFSVLRYRIVAPRTRTPAKRTQMLCIVVAIWLVSVAMALPKVTYIDFSGGCTWSVGRREWLFFLVPAFLVYYVAPLLCIGVNCGLIVSRLRGCRGILAAHGRNRKATALLIGSALVFAVSWLPYYTLEFVNVMSPHVSSVASTPSNFTLPPPATEAGKGVSLPWEVASLSAILLVCLAPCWNPPLYFLLSRPAARQLQALLPSFFRKHLGGGGVCHWRIAPAPPPQLPRPQLPESRD is encoded by the exons ATGCCCGCCATCGTCAACCTCCTCTTCAACATGGTCTCCACCAACACCACCATTGCCTTCACCGTGGTGCTGCCCATGGTCAGCCTGGTCTCGCTCCTGGTCGGGGTCGGAGGTCACCTCCTGCTGTGGTTGGTGCTGGCGAGGAGCCCCCGCAGCCGCTCCAAGCCGAGCTCCGTGCTGCTCCTCAACCTGAGCCTGGCGGACCTGGGGGCGCTGCTGACCCTGCCCTGTGTCCTCCTGGGGGCGGGGTTCCAGGACTGGCAGCTCGGAGGCGGGACCTGCGTCCTCCTGGGGTTCATGACCTCGGTGACGGTGGGGGCGGAGATCTTCAGCCTGGCGGCGTTCTCTGTGTTGAGGTACCGTATCGTGGCGCCGAGGACGAGGACGCCAGCGAAACGGACGCAAAT GTTGTGCATCGTCGTTGCCATTTGGCTGGTCTCGGTTGCCATGGCGTTGCCAAAGGTCACGTACATCGACTTCAGCGGGGGCTGCACGTGGTCGGTGGGCCGTCGGGAGTGGCTGTTCTTCCTGGTTCCGGCGTTCCTGGTTTACTACGtagctcctctcctctgcatcGGCGTCAACTGCGGCCTCATCGTGTCCCGCCTCCGCGGATGCAGAGGAATCCTGGCCGCCCACGGGCGCAACAGGAAAGCTACGGCTCTGCTGATTGGCTCCGCGCTGGTGTTTGCGGTCAGCTGGTTACCGTACTACACGCTCGAGTTCGTGAACGTTATGTCGCCACACGTTAGCTCAGTGGCTTCAACGCCATCTAATTTCACTTTGCCGCCGCCGGCTACGGAGGCGGGGAAGGGCGTGTCCCTGCCGTGGGAGGTGGCGTCCCTGTCGGCCATCTTGTTAGTGTGTCTGGCTCCGTGCTGGAACCCGCCgctgtacttcctgttgtcGCGTCCGGCTGCGCGTCAGCTCCAAGCTCTGCTGCCTTCCTTCTTCCGTAAGCACCTGGGGGGAGGCGGCGTGTGCCACTGGCGTATCGCtccggctcctccccctcagctGCCACGCCCTCAGCTGCCTGAGTCACGTGACTGA
- the LOC137904913 gene encoding nucleolar protein 9, which produces MPERGKKRRRPGEDGGAENPGGAGPKRLDAPSVGYFRRVGERLGEGFEDEEERAMFVENVLAEVTGKAALVATDPTGSVTLQRLLPLCAPDRVGEVLAELGGEAGAEFQTLSCDRCGGHVVESAVRQMSRTEEEEEGEEQAGGVLEAQVLSLSRVVRDNGEEFCRNVHGSHVVRTLLHVLAGCLGPPRSEPRPGGRGRTADPPLTDFDIPTSFWYELRSLAETLMDNVSVSVTDAAASAVFQTLLAVCHRKRPKLCRRLLERTVEYLASRNAAPGTSPVLVFLKDQASSRLVETVIRLSHASLLRDLYRDHLQGQLVDLALHPIANFPIQRLTAAAANRKLFPRLFEELVQGVEAILAAGHMGVIVQLAESCAESEEKQEELMQSLLQAFHCAEPGSRHVRCLPLFLSLLAYEAYFHSEPAEGGAAAEVPLSSVCYHGSRLVQALARFKERSHLLSSLRTLTPADLLTLAADPAGSHVLQALVTTSSDKGRGKILRRLEGQFVPLACSRLGSRVLEAIWTSASVSHRRTIAQELAGSETRLRSDQYARHVWAKFALSHFLHRKSHWQEVQSGESKKRKLFSALLE; this is translated from the exons ATGCcggagagaggaaagaagaggagacgCCCCGGGGAAGATGGAGGAGCGGAGAATCCGGGAGGCGCCGGCCCGAAGCGTCTGGACGCGCCGAGCGTGGGATACTTTCGCCGGGTCGGGGAACGGCTCGGCGAAGGCTtcgaggatgaagaggagcgag CGATGTTCGTGGAGAACGTCCTCGCCGAGGTTACCGGCAAAGCGGCGCTGGTGGCGACGGACCCGACGGGAAGCGTCACCCTGCAGCGGCTGCTCCCGCTGTGCGCTCCGGACCGGGTCGGGGAGGTGCTGGCCGAGCTGGGAGGAGAGGCCGGCGCCGAGTTTCAGACACTGTCCTGCGACCGGTGCGGCGGCCACGTGGTGGAGAGCGCCGTCAGGCAGATGTCCAGGACGG aggaggaggaggagggggaggagcaggccgGCGGCGTGCTGGAGGCCCAGGTGTTGTCTTTGAGTCGGGTGGTGAGAGACAACGGCGAGGAGTTCTGCAGGAACGTTCACGGGTCCCACGTGGTCCGAACGCTGCTGCACGTCCTGGCGGGTTGTCTGGGACCCCCCCGCAGCGAGCCCCGCCCAG GTGGGAGGGGCCGGACCGCCGACCCCCCGCTGACGGACTTCGACATTCCCACCTCCTTCTGGTACGAGCTGAGGAGCCTGGCAGAGACCTTGATGGACAACGTGAGCG TCAGCGTGACGGACGCCGCCGCCAGCGCCGTGTTCCAGACCTTGCTCGCCGTGTGTCACAGGAAACGGCCCAAACTCTGCAGGCGGCTCCTCGAACGCACCGTGGAGTACCTGGCGAGTCGGAACGCCGCCCCAGGAACCAG CCCGGTTCTGGTCTTCCTGAAGGACCAGGCCTCGAGCCGCCTCGTCGAGACCGTCATACGTCTGTCCCACGCGTCCCTCCTCCGGGACCTCTACAGGGACCACCTCCAGGGTCAGCTGGTGGACCTGGCCCTCCACCCCATCGCCAACTTCCCCATCCAGAGGCTGACCGCCGCCGCGGCCAATCGGAAGCTG tTCCCCAGGCTGTTCGAGGAGCTGGTCCAAGGCGTGGAGGCCATCTTGGCTGCAGGTCACATGGGCGTGATCGTCCAGCTGGCGGAGAGCTGTGCAGAAagtgaggagaaacaggaggagctgATGCAGAGCCTCCTCCAG GCGTTCCACTGTGCCGAGCCCGGCTCCCGCCACGTCCGCTGCCTTCCCCTCTTCCTGTCGCTCCTCGCCTACGAGGCGTACTTCCACTCTgaaccagcagagggcggcGCGGCGGCGGAGGTCCCGCTGTCCTCCGTGTGTTACCACGGCTCCCGGCTGGTCCAGGCGCTGGCCCGGTTCAAGGAGCGCTCCCACCTCCTCAGCAGCCTGCGGACCCTGACCCCCGCCGACCTGCTGACCCTGGCCGCCGACCCCGCCGGCAGCCACGTCCTCCAGGCCCTCGTCACCACGTCCAGCGACAAAGGGAGGGGCAAGATCCTGAGGAGGCTGGAG GGTCAGTTCGTCCCGCTGGCCTGCTCCAGGCTGGGCAGCCGGGTTCTGGAAGCCATCTGGACCAGCGCCTCGGTCAGCCACAGGCGGACCATCGCTCAGGAGCTCG CGGGCAGCGAAACCCGGCTGAGGTCCGATCAGTACGCCCGCCACGTCTGGGCCAAattcgctctctctcacttcctgcACAGGAAATCCCACTGGCAGGAAGTCCAGAGCGGCGagtcgaagaagaggaagctctTCAGCGCCCTCCTGGAGTGA